One genomic region from Anopheles bellator chromosome 2, idAnoBellAS_SP24_06.2, whole genome shotgun sequence encodes:
- the LOC131211782 gene encoding E3 ubiquitin-protein ligase RNF19B-like isoform X1: protein MRRTSRNSFNFDFPLRRLLLQGARAARGSPPLGQRLCDAEKGSGSGGGSAANAGGKHDKTGSSGGNKHNSDVSSQHSANSPGNLDRGTSSAKLTPSSHKSSHSLHSKGGGSSGTGCGSNASTAAGSSAGAIGGKCPDECPLCYDTTVPSGEEFYSLLNCKHYACRACLENYLMIEISESRTDISCPQCTESMHPTDIQALLKAFPAAITKYEDFMVRRVLLADPDSRWCPGPDCSYAVIASGCASCPRICCQRPGCDVQFCYHCKAEWHPDQTCDAARASRQSPTRAPSGSIRKSSQHKDDIKPCPRCQVLIVKMDDGSCNHMVCAICGSEFCWLCMKEISDLHYLSPSGCTFWGKKPWSRKKKLLWQLGTLVGAPLGIALVAGIAVPAMIIGIPVWVGRKIHTRYKSAGKHKRNFAVLGGVTASVIVSPVLAGLAVAIGVPILLFYVYGVVPVSLCRAGCGEGTKFEFDEEEDNGSRNHDAASVDAVSRIGATSIGEVSLSVASGSHLGVSSQHSTYGVANPSTTAVAGSITGYRLEVQADVSTSETASAVTCVSEKSGNTLNDAASTKALAGSILSYKQQTESSAFSEDGASERVRFDNTVCYVIDGKKDSCDIWYTVSLDQETATDKASLGSGRSFRSSERSFRDDFDSTSVSSAHKRINFGKLIPKLGSGQHRNLSVDSATGSYNIPENVSLEQELEQEETTPAPAHSQQLQSQSQPQQLAAAVAATQQPLQPSSLNHPLPHQRSNSLNPSPQLSMRSGTAAAVATRSIASRRELARSSEAINLAILIERSALATLVAANETAQNRTNESKPTRASMSSTNSSASSSALAGGEGEESLPERPPASAPKSRTTILRNLFFSLPNPSDASTAGVVEYGPKMKAAAEATSMASSSPQSSASQMR from the exons ATGCGACGCACTAGCCGCAACTCGTTCAACTTCGATTTCCCCCTAAGacgcttgctgctgcagggAGCCCGGGCAGCCCGCGGAAGTCCACCGCTCGGACAGCGACTGTGCGATGCTGAGAAGGGCAGTGGgtccggcggcggaagcgCCGCCAACGCGGGAGGAAAGCACGATAAGACTGGGTCGTCTGGCGGCAATAAG CACAATTCCGATGTATCCTCGCAACATTCGGCCAACTCGCCGGGCAACCTGGACCGTGGCACGTCCAGCGCGAAACTCACCCCCAGCAGCCACAAATCGTCGCACAGTCTCCACAGCAAGGGAGGTGGCTCCAGCGGGACCGGGTGTGGCTCGAACGCTTCGACCGCAGCTGGCTCGAGTGCAGGAGCGATCGGTGGCAAATGTCCCGACGAGTGTCCGCTATGCTACGACACCACCGTGCCGTCGGGCGAGGAGTTTTACTCGCTGCTAAACTGCAAACACTATGCGTGCCGGGCGTGCCTCGAAAACTATCTGATGATCGAGATATCGGAGTCGCGGACGGACATTTCGTGTCCACAGTGCACAGAGTCGATGCACCCGACCGACATCCAAGCCCTGCTGAAGGCGTTTCCGGCTGCCATCACCAAGTACGAGGACTTTATGGTGCGAAGGGTACTGCTGGCTGATCCGGACTCGCGCTGGTGCCCGGGACCGGACTGTAGCTACGCCGTCATCGCCAGCGGGTGCGCGTCCTGCCCGCGGATATGCTGCCAGCGGCCCGGGTGCGATGTGCAGTTCTGCTACCACTGCAAGGCCGAGTGGCACCCGGACCAGACCTGCGATGCGGCTCGCGCTTCCCGCCAAAGTCCGACGCGCGCCCCGTCCGGTAGTATTAGAAAAAGCTCACAGCATA AAGATGATATCAAACCATGCCCACGCTGTCAGGTGCTGATCGTGAAGATGGACGACGGTTCCTGCAACCACATGGTGTGCGCCATCTGTGGTTCCGAGTTTTGCTGGCTGTGCATGAAGGAGATCAGCGATCTGCACTATCTCAGCCCGTCCGGCTGCACGTTCTGGGGCAAGAAGCCGTGGTCGCGCAAAAAGAAACTGCTCTGGCAGCTCGGCACCCTCGTAGGTGCCCCGCTCGGTATCGCTCTGGTGGCCGGAATTGCCGTTCCCGCGATGATCATCG GTATCCCTGTTTGGGTTGGACGCAAAATACACACACGCTACAAGTCTGCCGGCAAGCATAAACGAAACTTTGCCGTTTTGGGAGGAGTGACGGCATCG GTTATCGTTTCGCCTGTTCTTGCGGGGTTGGCCGTTGCCATCGGTGTGccaatattgttgttttatgtgTACGGCGTCGTTCCCGTGTcgctgtgccgtgccggttgCGGCGAAGGTACGAAGTTTGAGTTTGACGAGGAAGAAGATAACGGTTCCAGAAACCACG aTGCAGCCAGCGTGGATGCGGTGTCGCGCATCGGCGCTACCAGCATCGGTGAGGTGAGCTTAAGCGTGGCCAGTGGTAGTCATCTCGGTGTGTCCAGTCAGCATTCGACGTACGGTGTGGCGAACCCATCAACCACCGCAGTCGCCGGCAGCATCACTGG ATACCGCCTGGAGGTGCAGGCCGATGTGAGCACTTCGGAAACAGCGTCGGCCGTAACGTGTGTTAGTGAAAAATCTGGCAACACGTTGAACGATGCGGCGTCGACGAAGGCTTTGGCCGGCTCAATACTGAGCTACAAGCAGCAAACCGAATCGAGCGCCTTCAGTGAAGATGGTGCATCGGAGCGGGTCCGCTTCGACAATACCGTGTGCTACGTTATCGATGGCAAGAAGGACTCCTGTGATATCTGGTACACTGTCTCGTTGGATCAG GAAACGGCCACCGATAAGGCGAGTTTGGGTAGTGGTCGTTCATTCCGCAGCTCCGAGCGATCGTTTAGGGACGATTTTGACTCAACCAGTGTATCGTCAGCTCACAAGCGCATCAACTTTGGCAAACTCATACCGAAACTTGGCTCTGGTCAGCACCGAAACCTCTCGGTGGACAGTGCAACCGGATCGTACAACATCCCCGAGAACGTTAGTCTAGAGCAAGAATTGGAACAGGAAGAAACAACTCCTGCCCCTGCACACTCGCAGCAGCTACAATCGCAGTCCCAACCGCAGCAGCTAGCAGCAGCGGTAGCGGCAACACAACAACCGCTACAGCCATCGTCCCTGAATCATCCGTTGCCGCACCAACGTTCGAACTCACTGAACCCATCGCCGCAGCTGTCCATGCGAAGCGGTACGGCTGCCGCCGTGGCAACACGTTCGATCGCCAGCAGACGTGAGCTAGCCAGATCTAGTGAAGCCATCAATCTGGCGATTCTAATTGAACGATCGGCACTGGCGACGTTGGTGGCCGCTAACGAAACGGCTCAAAATCGAACCAACGAATCTAAACCAACTCGTGCATCGATGTCGAGCACCAACTCATCGGCGTCATCCTCAGCGCTGGCCGGTGGAGAAGGAGAAGAGTCGTTACCTGAGCGACCACCTGCTTCAGCACCGAAATCACGGACAACCATTTTGCGAAATCTGTTCTTCTCCCTTCCTAACCCTAGTGACGCTTCAACGGCTGGTGTGGTCGAGTATGGTCCGAAAATGAAGGCAGCAGCGGAAGCGACGAGCATGGCTTCGTCCTCTCCGCAATCTTCCGCCTCCCAGATGCGATGA
- the LOC131211782 gene encoding E3 ubiquitin-protein ligase RNF19B-like isoform X2 → MRRTSRNSFNFDFPLRRLLLQGARAARGSPPLGQRLCDAEKGSGSGGGSAANAGGKHDKTGSSGGNKHNSDVSSQHSANSPGNLDRGTSSAKLTPSSHKSSHSLHSKGGGSSGTGCGSNASTAAGSSAGAIGGKCPDECPLCYDTTVPSGEEFYSLLNCKHYACRACLENYLMIEISESRTDISCPQCTESMHPTDIQALLKAFPAAITKYEDFMVRRVLLADPDSRWCPGPDCSYAVIASGCASCPRICCQRPGCDVQFCYHCKAEWHPDQTCDAARASRQSPTRAPSEDDIKPCPRCQVLIVKMDDGSCNHMVCAICGSEFCWLCMKEISDLHYLSPSGCTFWGKKPWSRKKKLLWQLGTLVGAPLGIALVAGIAVPAMIIGIPVWVGRKIHTRYKSAGKHKRNFAVLGGVTASVIVSPVLAGLAVAIGVPILLFYVYGVVPVSLCRAGCGEGTKFEFDEEEDNGSRNHDAASVDAVSRIGATSIGEVSLSVASGSHLGVSSQHSTYGVANPSTTAVAGSITGYRLEVQADVSTSETASAVTCVSEKSGNTLNDAASTKALAGSILSYKQQTESSAFSEDGASERVRFDNTVCYVIDGKKDSCDIWYTVSLDQETATDKASLGSGRSFRSSERSFRDDFDSTSVSSAHKRINFGKLIPKLGSGQHRNLSVDSATGSYNIPENVSLEQELEQEETTPAPAHSQQLQSQSQPQQLAAAVAATQQPLQPSSLNHPLPHQRSNSLNPSPQLSMRSGTAAAVATRSIASRRELARSSEAINLAILIERSALATLVAANETAQNRTNESKPTRASMSSTNSSASSSALAGGEGEESLPERPPASAPKSRTTILRNLFFSLPNPSDASTAGVVEYGPKMKAAAEATSMASSSPQSSASQMR, encoded by the exons ATGCGACGCACTAGCCGCAACTCGTTCAACTTCGATTTCCCCCTAAGacgcttgctgctgcagggAGCCCGGGCAGCCCGCGGAAGTCCACCGCTCGGACAGCGACTGTGCGATGCTGAGAAGGGCAGTGGgtccggcggcggaagcgCCGCCAACGCGGGAGGAAAGCACGATAAGACTGGGTCGTCTGGCGGCAATAAG CACAATTCCGATGTATCCTCGCAACATTCGGCCAACTCGCCGGGCAACCTGGACCGTGGCACGTCCAGCGCGAAACTCACCCCCAGCAGCCACAAATCGTCGCACAGTCTCCACAGCAAGGGAGGTGGCTCCAGCGGGACCGGGTGTGGCTCGAACGCTTCGACCGCAGCTGGCTCGAGTGCAGGAGCGATCGGTGGCAAATGTCCCGACGAGTGTCCGCTATGCTACGACACCACCGTGCCGTCGGGCGAGGAGTTTTACTCGCTGCTAAACTGCAAACACTATGCGTGCCGGGCGTGCCTCGAAAACTATCTGATGATCGAGATATCGGAGTCGCGGACGGACATTTCGTGTCCACAGTGCACAGAGTCGATGCACCCGACCGACATCCAAGCCCTGCTGAAGGCGTTTCCGGCTGCCATCACCAAGTACGAGGACTTTATGGTGCGAAGGGTACTGCTGGCTGATCCGGACTCGCGCTGGTGCCCGGGACCGGACTGTAGCTACGCCGTCATCGCCAGCGGGTGCGCGTCCTGCCCGCGGATATGCTGCCAGCGGCCCGGGTGCGATGTGCAGTTCTGCTACCACTGCAAGGCCGAGTGGCACCCGGACCAGACCTGCGATGCGGCTCGCGCTTCCCGCCAAAGTCCGACGCGCGCCCCGTCCG AAGATGATATCAAACCATGCCCACGCTGTCAGGTGCTGATCGTGAAGATGGACGACGGTTCCTGCAACCACATGGTGTGCGCCATCTGTGGTTCCGAGTTTTGCTGGCTGTGCATGAAGGAGATCAGCGATCTGCACTATCTCAGCCCGTCCGGCTGCACGTTCTGGGGCAAGAAGCCGTGGTCGCGCAAAAAGAAACTGCTCTGGCAGCTCGGCACCCTCGTAGGTGCCCCGCTCGGTATCGCTCTGGTGGCCGGAATTGCCGTTCCCGCGATGATCATCG GTATCCCTGTTTGGGTTGGACGCAAAATACACACACGCTACAAGTCTGCCGGCAAGCATAAACGAAACTTTGCCGTTTTGGGAGGAGTGACGGCATCG GTTATCGTTTCGCCTGTTCTTGCGGGGTTGGCCGTTGCCATCGGTGTGccaatattgttgttttatgtgTACGGCGTCGTTCCCGTGTcgctgtgccgtgccggttgCGGCGAAGGTACGAAGTTTGAGTTTGACGAGGAAGAAGATAACGGTTCCAGAAACCACG aTGCAGCCAGCGTGGATGCGGTGTCGCGCATCGGCGCTACCAGCATCGGTGAGGTGAGCTTAAGCGTGGCCAGTGGTAGTCATCTCGGTGTGTCCAGTCAGCATTCGACGTACGGTGTGGCGAACCCATCAACCACCGCAGTCGCCGGCAGCATCACTGG ATACCGCCTGGAGGTGCAGGCCGATGTGAGCACTTCGGAAACAGCGTCGGCCGTAACGTGTGTTAGTGAAAAATCTGGCAACACGTTGAACGATGCGGCGTCGACGAAGGCTTTGGCCGGCTCAATACTGAGCTACAAGCAGCAAACCGAATCGAGCGCCTTCAGTGAAGATGGTGCATCGGAGCGGGTCCGCTTCGACAATACCGTGTGCTACGTTATCGATGGCAAGAAGGACTCCTGTGATATCTGGTACACTGTCTCGTTGGATCAG GAAACGGCCACCGATAAGGCGAGTTTGGGTAGTGGTCGTTCATTCCGCAGCTCCGAGCGATCGTTTAGGGACGATTTTGACTCAACCAGTGTATCGTCAGCTCACAAGCGCATCAACTTTGGCAAACTCATACCGAAACTTGGCTCTGGTCAGCACCGAAACCTCTCGGTGGACAGTGCAACCGGATCGTACAACATCCCCGAGAACGTTAGTCTAGAGCAAGAATTGGAACAGGAAGAAACAACTCCTGCCCCTGCACACTCGCAGCAGCTACAATCGCAGTCCCAACCGCAGCAGCTAGCAGCAGCGGTAGCGGCAACACAACAACCGCTACAGCCATCGTCCCTGAATCATCCGTTGCCGCACCAACGTTCGAACTCACTGAACCCATCGCCGCAGCTGTCCATGCGAAGCGGTACGGCTGCCGCCGTGGCAACACGTTCGATCGCCAGCAGACGTGAGCTAGCCAGATCTAGTGAAGCCATCAATCTGGCGATTCTAATTGAACGATCGGCACTGGCGACGTTGGTGGCCGCTAACGAAACGGCTCAAAATCGAACCAACGAATCTAAACCAACTCGTGCATCGATGTCGAGCACCAACTCATCGGCGTCATCCTCAGCGCTGGCCGGTGGAGAAGGAGAAGAGTCGTTACCTGAGCGACCACCTGCTTCAGCACCGAAATCACGGACAACCATTTTGCGAAATCTGTTCTTCTCCCTTCCTAACCCTAGTGACGCTTCAACGGCTGGTGTGGTCGAGTATGGTCCGAAAATGAAGGCAGCAGCGGAAGCGACGAGCATGGCTTCGTCCTCTCCGCAATCTTCCGCCTCCCAGATGCGATGA
- the LOC131211783 gene encoding uncharacterized protein LOC131211783, translating to MSDTEEDSTCSDSWPINEDWLMEVLKKHHEVRSGISITEFKVRQGCQDGVNNLSDILAVSVVYEFEGNEDEQGARQSLDIVIKLLPQDPFSRYFVTEAQFDLREIKFYTSILPDLMAFQEQHFPKEHGNMVISVPTCFYTQYAPGASTGRMSLVSPDPPESILVLEDMRSLGFRGANFTTGLTLGQTEAAIRAIVTIHALSLGLKIKKKVDLNEKYPFLFQTTRATESYQQLVEQGMPQLTKFLERTPGYGNELKALTKIRPKTKQLIETLLQPIEPMGLITHTDFWCNNLLFRSESDRTDSCTILDWQMVTYSRPTNDLALLLISSLPSSTRRQHTARLLDLYYGALKTYCLKMDVDIEAELGYSRNKMDCEYRQSLLLALLLCIGSVDIAIGNAAAEQRLLDVLRDFNDEGILGLEGCA from the exons ATGTCCGACACGGAGGAAGATTCGACCTGTTCCGACAGCTGGCCCATCAACGAGGACTGGTTAATGGAGGTGCTGAAGAAGCACCACGAGGTACGCTCCGGTATCAGTATTACCGAGTTCAAAGTACGACAAGGTTGCCAGGATGGCGTCAACAATCTCAGCGACATACTGGCCGTCTCGGTGGTATACGAGTTCGAAGGTAACGAGGACGAGCAGGGTGCGCGACAGAGCTTGGACATTGTGATAAAACTACTGCCACAGGATCCGTTCAGCCGGTACTTTGTGACCGAGGCACAGTTCGATCTGAGGGAAATCAAATTCTACACCAGC ATTCTGCCCGATTTGATGGCCTTCCAGGAGCAGCACTTTCCGAAGGAGCACGGCAACATGGTCATCTCGGTACCGACCTGCTTCTACACACAGTATGCACCCGGTGCAAGCACCGGACGGATGTCCTTGGTGAGTCCGGATCCACCAGAGAGCATCCTGGTGCTGGAGGATATGCGTTCGCTCGGTTTCAGGGGAGCAAACTTCACCACGGGCCTTACGCTCGGCCAAACGGAGGCAGCCATACGTGCCATTGTCACGATTCACGCCCTGTCGTTGGGGCTTAAGATCAAAAAGAAGGTTGATCTGAACGAAAAGTATCCG TTTCTCTTTCAAACAACGAGGGCAACGGAAAGCTATCAACAGCTGGTGGAGCAGGGAATGCCTCAGCTGACCAAGTTCCTCGAGCGAACGCCCGGTTATGGCAACGAGCTGAAAGCGCTAACTAAAATCCGGCCCAAAACGAAGCAACTGATTGAAACGCTCCTGcagccgatcgaaccgatggGACTGATCACACACACCGACTTCTGGTGCAACAACTTGCTGTTCCGCAGCGAGAGCGACCGCACCGATAGCTGCACCATCCTCGACTGGCAGATGGTCACGTACAGTCGACCAACGAACGacctggcgctgctgctgatctcTTCCCTACCGTCCAGTACCCGGCGCCAGCATACGGCCCGGCTGCTCGATCTCTACTACGGGGCGCTCAAAACCTACTGCCTTAAGATGGACGTCGACATTGAGGCCGAGCTCGGCTACAGCCGCAACAAGATGGACTGCGAGTACCGGCAgtcgttgctgctggcgctgctacTGTGCATCGGTTCGGTGGACATAGCGATCGGAAATGCTGCGGCCGAACAGCGGTTGCTGGACGTGTTGCGTGACTTCAACGACGAAGGCATCCTCGGGCTCGAGGGCTGCGCGTAG